A part of Capsicum annuum cultivar UCD-10X-F1 chromosome 6, UCD10Xv1.1, whole genome shotgun sequence genomic DNA contains:
- the LOC107874539 gene encoding uncharacterized protein LOC107874539: MGHLEGTTIAPSPTITQNGLTVPNPSYQIWFSQVQLIQQAMMASVDPTIAPTIAAAPSANKAWELLHTAYANKIHIRIFSLRDQLQNTKKTSKTIAEYLQEVRSFSDALKVVGPLVNDDEIIVKILSVLGPEYREISTAIRAQDSPLSFEELFHKLTDHDLFLKH, from the coding sequence ATGGGACATCTTGAAGGAACCACAATCGCTCCATCACCTACTATTACCCAAAATGGTCTTACTGTACCAAATCCCAGTTATCAAATCTGGTTCTCTCAGGTTCAATTGATCCAACAAGCAATGATGGCATCAGTGGATCCTACAATTGCTCCAACTATTGCAGCAGCACCATCTGCTAACAAAGCGTGGGAACTTCTTCACACAGCCTACGCCAACAAAATCCATATTCGCATCTTCAGCTTGAGAGATCAACTGCAAAACACCAAGAAGACTTCCAAAACCATTGCAGAATACCTGCAGGAGGTTCGTTCCTTCTCCGATGCTCTTAAAGTTGTTGGTCCACTTGtcaatgatgatgaaattattgtcAAAATTTTAAGTGTCCTTGGCCCCGAGTATCGTGAAATCTCTACAGCGATACGAGCACAAGACTCTCCTTTGAGCTTTGAAGAATTATTTCACAAGCTCACAGATCATGAccttttcctaaaacattaa
- the LOC107873699 gene encoding putative late blight resistance protein homolog R1A-10, whose protein sequence is MYICYTNLKDSPLSVEVGRFINQLLETSPEVLREYLIHLQEHMVTVITPSTPGARNIHVIIEFLLIIFTDVPNDFIHHDKLFDLLARVGALIREVSTLVHDLEEKSRNEESTYETSCATLDLLVEKIEFLKEDLEHVYLKAPEPCQWCFPMNDGHLFMHLLLIHLQNLLDSNAYSIALIKEEIGLLKEALEFIGSFLVNVEQGLYKDLWARVLDVAYEAKDVIDSIIVRDKGLLHLIFSLPITIKEIRLIKEDVSQLPEKIPKNRSLTIVNSPKQPVESKSLITSKIIVGFEEETNWLINQLTSGPKDLDVISITGMPGSGKTTLAYKVYNDKSVCSHFDLRAWCTVDQDYDEKNLLVKLFNQVTGSYLKFSEDIDVADELRRKLHGSRYLIVLDDVWDIDTWDDLTRPFPNVKKGSRIILTTRQMEVAFHGRGTTDPLNLRLLRPEESWEILEKRAFGKESCPDELLDVGKEIFQNCKGLPLVVDLIAGVIAGLEKSKAMWFEVRNNLNSFIFGSEVDVMKVIELSCNHLPHHMKPCFLYLAKYPKDTKISRDLLKVYWRAEGLVEQTEMKSLEEVMENYLDNLISSSLVIAFNEIGDSPSCQLHDLVHGFCLIKARREKLFVWINSSVSSSSSDLMPCIVNIDYHKEHFELNNFVLFSSKMERHSDKHLYSLWITGDKMEDRLFDACHLRDLRLLRVLVLDPSFMMVKDSLPNEIGMLNHLRFLSIGTKVKSMPSSFSNLWNLETLLVNNERSTLLLLPSFWDLVKL, encoded by the coding sequence atgtatatatgttatacaaATTTGAAAGATTCACCATTATCAGTTGAAGTGGGACGCTTTATTAATCAACTCCTTGAAACCTCTCCAGAAGTTCTGAGAGAATATCTGATTCATCTACAAGAGcacatggtaactgttattaccCCCAGCACTCCAGGGGCTCgaaacattcatgtcataatagagttcctattaattatttttaccgATGTGCCCAATGACTTTATTCATCATGACAAATTATTTGATCTTTTAGCACGTGTTGGAGCACTTATCAGGGAGGTATCAACTCTTGTTCACGacttagaagaaaaatcaaggaaTGAAGAGAGTACCTATGAAACAAGTTGTGCAACTCTAGACTTGCTGGTAGAAAAAATTGAATTCCTCAAGGAAGATCTTGAACATGTTTATCTGAAAGCCCCGGAGCCATGTCAATGGTGCTTCCCCATGAATGATGGACACCTCTTCATGCATCTTCTACTCATCCACTTACAAAATTTGCTAGATTCTAATGCTTATTCAATTGCATTGATAAAGGAAGAAATTGGGCTGCTGAAAGAAGCCCTCGAATTCATAGGATCGTTCTTAGTGAATGTTGAGCAAGGATTGTATAAAGATCTCTGGGCacgtgttttagatgtggcataTGAGGCTAAAGATGTCATTGATTCAATTATCGTAAGAGATAAAGGTCTCTTACATCTTATTTTCTCACTTCCCATCACCATCAAAGAGATCAGGCTTATCAAAGAAGATGTCTCCCAATTACCGGAGAAGATTCCCAAGAACAGGAGCCTCACTATAGTAAACTCTCCAAAGCAGCCAGTTGAAAGCAAGTCATTGATAACTAGTAAAATAATTGTAGGTTTTGAGGAGGAAACAAACTGGTTAATTAATCAGCTCACCAGTGGGCCGAAAGATCTTGATGTCATTTCAATCACTGGTATGCCGGGTTCGGGTAAAACTACTTTGGCGTACAAAGTATACAATGACAAATCAGTTTGTAGTCATTTCGACCTTCGAGCATGGTGCACAGTAGACCAAGATTATGATGAGAAGAATTTGTTGGTGAAACTCTTTAATCAAGTTACTGGCTCGTATTTGAAGTTCAGTGAGGATATTGATGTTGCTGATGAGCTACGGAGAAAATTGCATGGAAGTAGGTACCTCATTGTGTTAGATGACGTGTGGGATATTGACACATGGGATGATTTAACAAGACCTTTCCCAAATGTTAAGAAAGGAAGTAGAATTATTTTAACGACTCGGCAAATGGAAGTGGCTTTTCATGGAAGGGGCACCACTGATCCTCTCAACCTTCGATTGCTAAGACCAGAAGAAAGTTGGGAGATATTAGAGAAAAGAGCATTTGGAAAAGAGAGTTGCCCTGATGAACTATTGGATGTCggaaaagaaatatttcaaaattgtaAGGGACTTCCTTTGGTTGTTGATCTGATTGCTGGAGTCATTGCAGGTTTGGAAAAGTCAAAGGCTATGTGGTTTGAAGTTCGAAATAATTTGAATTCCTTTATTTTCGGCAGTGAAGTTGATGTGATGAAGGTTATAGAATTAAGTTGTAACCATTTACCTCATCACATGAAGCCATGTTTTCTCTACCTTGCAAAATATCCGAAGGACACAAAAATCAGCAGAGATTTGTTGAAAGTTTATTGGCGTGCTGAAGGGCTTGTTGAACAGACAGAGATGAAGAGTTTGGAAGAAGTGATGGAAAATTATTTGGATAATTTAATTTCCAGTAGCTTGGTAATTGCTTTTAATGAGATAGGTGATTCCCCGAGTTGCCAACTTCATGATCTTGTGCACGGCTTTTGTTTGATAAAAGCAAGACgggaaaagttatttgtctggataAATTCAAGtgtttcatcttcttcttcagatTTGATGCCATGTATAGTAAACATTGATTATCATAAGGAGCACTTTGAGCTTAACAATTTCGTCCTGTTTAGTTCAAAAATGGAAAGGCATTCTGATAAACACCTATATTCTTTGTGGATAACTGGAGACAAGATGGAAGATCGTCTTTTTGATGCATGTCACCTAAGAGACTTGAGGCTTCTAAGAGTGTTGGTCTTGGATCCCTCTtttatgatggtgaaagattCTTTGCCGAATGAAATAGGCATGTTGAATCATTTGAGATTCTTAAGCATTGGTACAAAAGTTAAATCTATGCCTTCATCTTTCTCAAACCTCTGGAATCTCGAAACTCTGTTGGTTAATAACGAAAGATCAACCTTACTACTATTACCGAGTTTTTGGGATCTTGTAAAGTTGTGA